The following is a genomic window from Thermodesulfovibrionales bacterium.
ACGAGGTGGTCGTTCCTTCCCCTTACTGGGTCTCCTATCCGGATCAGGTCATCCTGAACGACGGAACACCGGTGATCGCCGAGACTCACGAGAGAGATTCCTTCATGCTCAGTCCTGATACGCTCGAATCACGCATCACGAAGAGGACGAGGGCCTTAATCCTGAACTCGCCGTCGAACCCGACCGGTCTGACCTATGACAGAAAGGCCCTCGAGAAGATAGCCGAAGTCGCCCTGAGACACCGACTCTACGTGATCTCCGACGAGATTTACGAAAAGCTTCTCTATGATGGAGCGGAACACGTGAGCATCGCATCCCTGTCGAAGGAGATGAAAGAGAGGACAATCGTCGTAAACGGTCTCTCGAAGTCACACGCCATGACGGGATGGAGGATCGGCTATGCGGCGGGCCCGAAAGAGATCATCAAGGCGATGACGAATATCCAGAGCCAGTCTACGTCCAATCCGAATTCTATAGCCCAGAAGGCTGGTGTCGAGGCCCTCACCGGCCCCCAGGATTCTGTCGGTCGGATGCGTCAGGAGTTTGACAAAAGGAGGAGGTTCCTCGTTTCCGAACTGAACGCGATACCGGACGTCAGCTGCATAAGACCGACAGGGGCCTTCTATGCATTCCCGAAGACCTCCGGAGTCTATGGAAGATCCGTCAACGGGAG
Proteins encoded in this region:
- a CDS encoding pyridoxal phosphate-dependent aminotransferase; the encoded protein is MLSERARNIKPSPTLTIDAKAKAMKASGQDVINFGVGEPDFDTPENIKEAALKALRDGFTKYTPVGGIDPLKDAIIEKFRKDNSLEYTREEVIVSCGAKHSLYNVAQALYGPGDEVVVPSPYWVSYPDQVILNDGTPVIAETHERDSFMLSPDTLESRITKRTRALILNSPSNPTGLTYDRKALEKIAEVALRHRLYVISDEIYEKLLYDGAEHVSIASLSKEMKERTIVVNGLSKSHAMTGWRIGYAAGPKEIIKAMTNIQSQSTSNPNSIAQKAGVEALTGPQDSVGRMRQEFDKRRRFLVSELNAIPDVSCIRPTGAFYAFPKTSGVYGRSVNGRSISSSADLAIYLLEEANVAVVHGAAFGDDNYVRLSYATSMENLKRGVERIREALSRLK